In Ascaphus truei isolate aAscTru1 chromosome 5, aAscTru1.hap1, whole genome shotgun sequence, one genomic interval encodes:
- the GINS4 gene encoding DNA replication complex GINS protein SLD5 isoform X1: MADELVLSEHDSDGESDEVLTPAELISKLEEAWLNEKFAPELLESKSEIVECVLEQLSHMEQNLHRARTGDLKISFHHMEIERIRYMLSSYLRSRLLKIEKFFPHILEKEKSRGEEEPPSLSPEEFAFAKEYMANTDTLLKSVALRHMPPNLQSVDLLKSVPKPNLDSFVFLRVKQRQENILVEPETDEQREYAIDMGVGSQHLIRYRTIAPLVASGAVQLI, translated from the exons ATGGCTGACGAGCTAGTTCTGTCTGAACATGACTCAGACGGGGAGAGTGATGAGGTACTGACCCCCGCAGAGCTCATCAGCAAACTAGAGGAG gCTTGGCTCAATGAGAAATTTGCCCCCGAGCTTTTGGAGAGTAAATCTGAAATCGTGGAGTGTGTGCTGGAACAGCTGAGTCATATG GAGCAGAACCTGCACAGAGCGCGGACCGGTGACCTTAAGATCAGCTTCCACCACATGGAGATCGAGCGGATCCGATACATGCTGAGCAGCTACCTGCGGAGCCGTCTGCTCAAG ATTGAGAAGTTTTTCCCTCACATCCTGGAGAAAGAGAAGTCACGAGGGGAAGAAGAGCCACCAAGCCTGTCGCCTGAGGAATTTGCCTTTGCCAAAGA GTATATGGCAAACACAGATACCTTACTGAAGAGCGTGGCCCTTCGTCACATGCCACCAAACCTGCAAAGCGTGGACCTCCTCAAATCCG TCCCCAAACCCAACCTGGACTCCTTCGTGTTCCTGCGTGTGAAGCAGCGGCAGGAGAACATCCTGGTGGAACCAGAGACTGATGAGCAGAG AGAATACGCCATAGACATGGGCGTTGGGTCTCAGCACCTGATACGTTATCGTACTATCGCTCCCCTCGTGGCGTCTGGAGCTGTGCAGCTCATCTGA
- the GINS4 gene encoding DNA replication complex GINS protein SLD5 isoform X2 translates to MADELVLSEHDSDGESDEVLTPAELISKLEEAWLNEKFAPELLESKSEIVECVLEQLSHMEQNLHRARTGDLKISFHHMEIERIRYMLSSYLRSRLLKIEKFFPHILEKEKSRGEEEPPSLSPEEFAFAKEYMANTDTLLKSVALRHMPPNLQSVDLLKSVPKPNLDSFVFLRVKQRQENILVEPETDEQRCCSPSYDLF, encoded by the exons ATGGCTGACGAGCTAGTTCTGTCTGAACATGACTCAGACGGGGAGAGTGATGAGGTACTGACCCCCGCAGAGCTCATCAGCAAACTAGAGGAG gCTTGGCTCAATGAGAAATTTGCCCCCGAGCTTTTGGAGAGTAAATCTGAAATCGTGGAGTGTGTGCTGGAACAGCTGAGTCATATG GAGCAGAACCTGCACAGAGCGCGGACCGGTGACCTTAAGATCAGCTTCCACCACATGGAGATCGAGCGGATCCGATACATGCTGAGCAGCTACCTGCGGAGCCGTCTGCTCAAG ATTGAGAAGTTTTTCCCTCACATCCTGGAGAAAGAGAAGTCACGAGGGGAAGAAGAGCCACCAAGCCTGTCGCCTGAGGAATTTGCCTTTGCCAAAGA GTATATGGCAAACACAGATACCTTACTGAAGAGCGTGGCCCTTCGTCACATGCCACCAAACCTGCAAAGCGTGGACCTCCTCAAATCCG TCCCCAAACCCAACCTGGACTCCTTCGTGTTCCTGCGTGTGAAGCAGCGGCAGGAGAACATCCTGGTGGAACCAGAGACTGATGAGCAGAG GTGCTGTTCTCCTTCCTATGACCTATTTTGA